In the genome of Leeuwenhoekiella sp. MAR_2009_132, one region contains:
- a CDS encoding ABC transporter ATP-binding protein yields the protein MIKITDLEKYYATEEVRTIALNKLSFHVQEGEFVAVMGPSGCGKSTLLNILGLLDDPDGGSFLFNGIEVAGFNERKRADLRKHNIGFVFQSFNLIDELTVFENVELPLIYTGVKAAERKERVDAVLEKMQIMHRRKHFPQQLSGGQQQRVAVARAVVNNPKLILADEPTGNLDSSNGNEVMDLLTELNEAGTTIIMVTHSEHDAKYSHRIIRMLDGQKVTENVLAEFKSAKLEV from the coding sequence ATGATAAAAATAACAGACTTAGAAAAATATTATGCTACCGAAGAGGTGCGTACAATTGCGCTTAATAAACTTTCATTTCATGTTCAGGAAGGTGAGTTTGTAGCCGTAATGGGGCCATCAGGTTGCGGTAAATCTACCTTATTAAATATTCTGGGTTTACTAGATGATCCTGATGGCGGTAGTTTTTTATTCAACGGTATTGAAGTTGCCGGTTTTAATGAGCGCAAACGTGCAGATTTGCGTAAGCACAACATTGGTTTTGTGTTTCAGAGCTTTAATCTTATCGATGAATTAACGGTTTTTGAAAACGTAGAACTTCCGTTGATTTACACGGGTGTAAAGGCAGCAGAACGCAAAGAGCGTGTAGATGCAGTGCTTGAGAAAATGCAAATTATGCACCGTCGTAAACACTTTCCGCAGCAATTATCAGGTGGGCAGCAGCAACGGGTAGCCGTCGCCAGAGCCGTGGTAAACAACCCAAAATTAATTCTGGCAGATGAGCCTACCGGAAATCTGGATAGCAGCAACGGTAATGAAGTGATGGATTTGCTTACCGAACTCAACGAAGCAGGAACCACAATTATAATGGTTACTCACAGCGAGCACGATGCCAAATACAGTCACCGCATTATTAGAATGCTAGACGGTCAAAAAGTGACCGAAAATGTACTGGCAGAATTTAAAAGTGCCAAGCTCGAAGTTTAA
- a CDS encoding efflux RND transporter periplasmic adaptor subunit, translating into MDIPLQKKRFTTSKMLLIGGGILLAAIIIFVIISSTGGAKLNVEKERLSIAAATQGVFQENIPVNGVVMPITTIYLDALEGGRVEEKFVEDGAIMKKGDPILRLSNTDLELSLVNQETQVYNLLTQMQISQNQASQNTINKVNQYTDVENGLIEAKRVYDLNKKLYAKDVIARQDLIKAENDYNYQKERMRLSKKILKQDSMAVKQEKGQVASSYARTENALELMRRKVADLVVRAPVDGQLTSLDAEIGQSKNKGERLGQIDVLSGFKVRVDIDEHYISRIYTGQTGSFDFNGANYTLVIKKVYTQVTNGRFQVDMEFEAEVPEGIRRGQTLQIRVALSQEKQALLIPKGGFFQQTGGNWIFKVSEDGNTAYKVNIALGSQNTEYYEVLSGLEPGDKVITSSYDNYGEVQELILKN; encoded by the coding sequence ATGGACATTCCTTTACAAAAGAAACGGTTTACTACTTCAAAAATGCTACTGATTGGCGGTGGTATACTACTCGCTGCAATCATCATTTTTGTAATTATATCCTCTACCGGTGGAGCAAAACTTAACGTAGAAAAAGAGCGCTTAAGTATTGCAGCAGCAACGCAAGGTGTTTTTCAGGAAAACATACCGGTTAACGGGGTGGTAATGCCTATTACCACTATATATCTCGACGCATTAGAAGGTGGGCGTGTAGAAGAAAAATTTGTAGAAGATGGTGCGATTATGAAAAAAGGAGATCCTATTCTACGCTTGTCTAATACAGACCTCGAGCTGAGCCTGGTAAATCAAGAAACGCAGGTATATAACCTGCTTACACAAATGCAGATTTCTCAAAATCAGGCGAGTCAAAACACCATTAATAAAGTAAATCAATACACAGATGTTGAGAACGGACTTATAGAAGCAAAGCGGGTTTATGACTTAAACAAGAAGCTTTATGCTAAAGATGTAATCGCAAGACAGGACCTTATTAAGGCTGAAAACGATTACAACTATCAAAAAGAGCGTATGCGGTTAAGCAAGAAGATACTCAAACAAGATTCTATGGCGGTAAAGCAAGAGAAAGGTCAGGTGGCGAGTAGCTATGCACGTACCGAAAATGCATTAGAATTGATGCGTAGAAAAGTAGCCGACCTGGTAGTGCGTGCTCCTGTTGATGGACAATTAACTTCGCTAGATGCTGAAATAGGGCAGTCAAAAAATAAAGGAGAGCGTCTGGGACAAATTGATGTCCTGAGCGGTTTTAAAGTACGTGTAGATATTGATGAGCATTACATCTCCAGAATTTATACGGGACAAACCGGAAGTTTCGATTTTAATGGAGCAAACTACACTCTGGTTATAAAAAAGGTGTACACACAGGTAACTAACGGAAGGTTTCAGGTTGATATGGAGTTTGAAGCAGAAGTGCCTGAAGGTATTCGTCGCGGTCAAACCTTGCAAATACGCGTTGCTTTAAGTCAGGAAAAACAAGCCTTATTGATTCCGAAGGGAGGATTCTTTCAGCAGACCGGCGGAAACTGGATTTTTAAAGTAAGCGAAGATGGTAATACAGCCTATAAAGTAAACATCGCACTGGGCAGCCAGAACACAGAATACTACGAAGTATTAAGCGGCTTAGAGCCGGGAGATAAAGTAATCACCAGCAGTTATGATAATTATGGTGAAGTACAGGAACTTATTTTAAAAAATTAA